From the Lathyrus oleraceus cultivar Zhongwan6 chromosome 4, CAAS_Psat_ZW6_1.0, whole genome shotgun sequence genome, one window contains:
- the LOC127075073 gene encoding uncharacterized protein LOC127075073 produces the protein MGSQGPKEITIHVTGFKKFQGVPINPTEAIVSNLKSYVEKKGLPDGVTLGSCTVLEVSGEGALPQLYQTLESGVSESDTNSNANVVWLHLGANSGATRFAIERLGANEATFRCPDELGWQPQQFPIVLEDVGISRKRETSLPVDAIYKFLKGKSYDVMISDNAGRFVCNYVYYHSLRFAEQKGNKSLFVHVPLFSSIDEETQMRFTASLLEAIASAC, from the exons ATGGGATCTCAAGGGCCAAAAGAAATAACAATTCATGTAACTGGGTTTAAGAAGTTTCAAGGAGTGCCAATAAACCCTACAGAGGCTATTGTTAGTAATCTGAAGAGTTATGTTGAAAAGAAGGGTCTTCCGGATGGTGTTACTCTTGGAAGTTGCACTGTTCTTGAGGTGTCTGGTGAGGGTGCACTTCCTCAACTGTATCAGACTTTGGAATCTGGTGTGTCTGAATCAGATACAAATAGCAATGCTAATGTTGTTTGG CTTCACTTGGGGGCGAATAGTGGAGCGACAAGGTTTGCCATTGAGCGTCTGGGCGCGAATGAAGCCACTTTCCGCTGTCCAGATGAATTAGGATGGCAACCACAG CAATTCCCAATAGTCCTTGAAGATGTTGGGATTTCTCGAAAAAGAGAG ACTTCTCTACCCGTTGATGCAATCTATAAATTCTTGAAAGGAAAAAGTTATGATGTGATGATATCAGATAACGCCGGACGATTTGTTTGCAATTATGTGTATTACCACTCTCTCCGGTTTGCTGAACAGAAGGGTAACAAGTCTCTGTTTGTCCATGTTCCCTTATTTTCGAGTATCGATGAAGAAACTCAGATGAGATTTACAGCCTCTCTTTTGGAGGCCATTGCTTCTGCATGTTAA